Proteins encoded by one window of Rhodobacteraceae bacterium IMCC1335:
- the leuD gene encoding 3-isopropylmalate dehydratase small subunit, whose translation MDKFEKLSGIAAPMPLINIDTDMIIPKVFLKTIKRSGLGVNLFDEMRYLDDGSENPDFVLNKPQYREAEILVAGDNFGCGSSREHAPWAIKDFGIRCVISTSYADIFFNNCFKNGILPIVLPKAQVDVLMKDAEKGSNARIEVDLEAQTVTTSDGETFSFEVDAFKKHCLLNGLDDIGLTMEKAASIDAYESKLQVSHPWV comes from the coding sequence ATGGATAAATTTGAAAAACTCAGTGGTATTGCCGCGCCCATGCCTTTGATCAATATCGATACGGATATGATCATCCCAAAAGTCTTTTTGAAAACCATCAAGCGCTCGGGCTTGGGTGTGAACCTGTTTGACGAAATGCGCTATCTGGATGATGGCAGCGAAAACCCCGATTTTGTGCTGAATAAGCCGCAATATCGTGAAGCTGAGATCTTGGTGGCGGGCGATAATTTTGGCTGCGGCTCGAGCCGCGAACATGCCCCATGGGCGATTAAAGATTTCGGGATCCGCTGCGTGATTTCCACAAGCTATGCCGATATCTTTTTCAACAATTGCTTCAAAAATGGCATTCTGCCGATTGTGCTGCCAAAAGCGCAGGTGGATGTGTTGATGAAAGACGCCGAAAAAGGCTCAAACGCGCGCATCGAGGTTGATCTTGAGGCGCAGACCGTCACAACCTCGGATGGGGAAACCTTTTCTTTCGAGGTGGATGCGTTCAAAAAGCATTGCCTGCTGAACGGTTTGGACGATATCGGCCTGACGATGGAAAAAGCTGCGTCCATCGATGCCTATGAAAGCAAATTACAAGTAAGCCACCCTTGGGTGTAA
- the leuC gene encoding 3-isopropylmalate dehydratase large subunit, giving the protein MTAPKTLYDKIWDAHVAHEAEDGTCLLYIDRHLVHEVTSPQAFEGLRMNGRKVRAPEKTIAVPDHNVPTTLDRAKGIDNPESRIQVEALDKNAADFGIHYYPVSDVRQGIVHIVGPEQGWTLPGMTVVCGDSHTATHGAFGALAHGIGTSEVEHVLATQTLIQKKSKNMKVEITGKLRPGVTAKDITLSVIGATGTAGGTGYVIEYCGEAIRDLSIEGRMTVCNMAIEGGARAGLIAPDEKTFAYCQGRPHAPKGASWETALAYWKSLFTDEGAHFDKVVTLKAEDIAPVVTWGTSPEDVLPITASVPASSDFEGGKVDAAARSLDYMGLTSGTPLTEIAIDTVFIGSCTNGRIEDLRAAAEILKGKKIKDGIRAMVVPGSGLVRAQAEEEGLADIFKEAGFEWRLAGCSMCLAMNPDQLAPGERCAATSNRNFEGRQGRGGRTHLMSPAMAAAAAITGKLTDVREIM; this is encoded by the coding sequence ATGACCGCCCCGAAAACACTATACGATAAAATCTGGGATGCGCATGTGGCGCATGAGGCCGAGGATGGCACTTGTTTGCTGTATATTGACCGTCATCTTGTTCATGAGGTGACCAGCCCGCAAGCTTTTGAAGGCCTTCGGATGAACGGGCGCAAAGTGCGCGCGCCGGAAAAAACCATTGCCGTGCCGGATCACAATGTGCCCACCACGCTGGATCGTGCCAAAGGAATCGACAATCCCGAAAGCCGCATTCAAGTAGAAGCGCTGGATAAGAACGCGGCTGATTTTGGCATTCACTATTATCCTGTTTCGGATGTCCGCCAGGGTATCGTGCATATTGTTGGCCCCGAGCAAGGTTGGACTTTACCCGGGATGACCGTTGTGTGCGGTGATAGCCATACCGCGACCCATGGCGCTTTTGGTGCCTTGGCGCATGGCATTGGCACCTCTGAGGTTGAGCATGTTCTCGCCACGCAGACGCTCATCCAGAAGAAATCAAAAAATATGAAAGTGGAAATCACCGGGAAATTGCGCCCTGGCGTGACGGCGAAAGACATCACCCTGTCGGTTATCGGCGCAACAGGAACCGCTGGTGGAACAGGGTATGTGATCGAATATTGCGGTGAGGCTATTCGCGATTTGTCGATTGAAGGCCGGATGACCGTCTGCAATATGGCGATCGAAGGTGGTGCCCGCGCTGGTTTGATCGCGCCGGATGAAAAAACCTTTGCGTATTGTCAGGGCCGCCCGCATGCGCCCAAAGGGGCCAGTTGGGAAACTGCACTGGCCTATTGGAAATCGCTATTTACGGATGAGGGCGCGCATTTTGACAAAGTTGTGACGCTGAAAGCCGAAGATATCGCCCCGGTGGTTACCTGGGGCACTTCGCCCGAAGATGTGTTGCCGATCACGGCTTCCGTGCCCGCATCGAGTGATTTTGAGGGCGGCAAAGTTGATGCTGCGGCCCGCTCTCTTGATTATATGGGGCTGACGTCAGGCACACCCCTTACCGAGATCGCCATCGACACTGTGTTCATCGGCTCATGCACGAATGGGCGGATTGAAGATTTGCGCGCGGCGGCCGAAATTCTAAAGGGAAAGAAAATCAAAGACGGTATCCGTGCGATGGTGGTTCCCGGCTCAGGTTTGGTGCGCGCGCAAGCCGAAGAAGAAGGTTTGGCCGATATCTTTAAAGAGGCGGGGTTTGAATGGCGGCTGGCCGGATGTTCGATGTGTTTGGCTATGAATCCAGACCAGCTGGCGCCGGGCGAGCGCTGCGCGGCCACATCAAATCGCAATTTTGAGGGCCGTCAGGGCCGCGGTGGACGCACGCATTTGATGTCTCCGGCGATGGCAGCCGCGGCGGCGATCACGGGTAAGCTGACAGATGTACGGGAGATTATGTAA
- the rsfS gene encoding ribosome silencing factor codes for MEDTVLTLSVDAAGAAAQPSYLEGHKPVSSETLLTRILDSLAEDKAEDIVDIDLRGKTAIGDYMVIASGRSTRQVAALAEKLTDRLKQEFGRLSKIEGKNTGDWILVDTGDIIIHLFRPEVREFYQLEKMWVPLGQQAKNA; via the coding sequence ATGGAGGACACAGTCCTGACACTATCAGTTGATGCAGCAGGCGCTGCAGCTCAGCCCTCTTATTTAGAAGGGCATAAACCGGTCTCAAGTGAAACACTTCTTACCCGAATCCTTGACTCCCTCGCCGAAGACAAAGCCGAAGATATTGTAGATATAGACCTGCGCGGCAAAACCGCGATCGGGGATTATATGGTGATTGCCTCAGGGCGCTCTACGCGGCAAGTCGCGGCGCTGGCAGAAAAATTGACAGACCGGCTGAAGCAAGAATTTGGACGCCTGTCCAAAATCGAGGGCAAAAACACCGGTGATTGGATACTCGTCGATACGGGGGATATTATTATACATCTCTTCCGCCCAGAAGTGCGCGAATTTTATCAGCTGGAAAAAATGTGGGTGCCGCTTGGCCAGCAGGCAAAGAACGCCTGA
- the rlmH gene encoding 23S rRNA (pseudouridine(1915)-N(3))-methyltransferase RlmH produces MRLTICAVGRLKSGPEHLLITDYATRFNRMGRSLGLGPLKIQEVEDKKNIGMSAEAELLRKSIPNSASICALDERGPVMSSPQFSRYMAALRDQRVSDLAFVIGGADGIDPSLRDAAHAQLSFGKMVWPHLLARAMLCEQIYRAAAILAGAPYHRI; encoded by the coding sequence ATGCGTCTTACCATTTGTGCTGTTGGCCGGTTGAAATCCGGCCCCGAACATCTTTTGATCACCGATTATGCGACCCGGTTCAATCGCATGGGCAGGTCGCTGGGATTGGGCCCTTTGAAAATTCAAGAAGTTGAAGATAAGAAAAATATTGGCATGTCAGCAGAAGCTGAATTGCTGCGCAAATCCATCCCCAATTCGGCCAGTATCTGCGCGCTTGATGAGCGCGGCCCGGTGATGAGCTCGCCACAATTCTCGCGCTATATGGCCGCGTTACGCGATCAGCGGGTCAGCGATTTGGCCTTCGTAATCGGCGGCGCCGATGGAATTGATCCAAGCTTGCGCGACGCTGCCCATGCGCAATTGTCTTTTGGCAAAATGGTCTGGCCGCATCTATTGGCGCGGGCGATGCTCTGCGAACAAATTTACCGCGCCGCCGCAATTCTTGCCGGCGCCCCCTATCACCGAATATAA
- a CDS encoding 2,3-bisphosphoglycerate-independent phosphoglycerate mutase: MAAIPIVLCILDGWGCGTNEVGNAPKLAKTPCFDHIMESCPTAELITYGPDVGLPSGQMGNSEVGHMNIGAGRVVAMDLGQIDLAIENGSFGQNAALQAFIGQLQRSGGTAHVMALVSDGGVHGHIAHLLATLQVLSAAGVPSCIHAITDGRDVAPGSALGFIEQLSAALPAQAQIATVTGRYFAMDRDNRWERVQTAYDAIVAAQSSHTAATAAQAITAADLAGISDEFIPATVVTGYQGVSSGDGLFCLNFRADRAREILSSLADPHFDHFQSHAQPAWAGALGMVDYSEAHAGYMQACFPKTPVVNTLGAWVARHGKRQFRVAETEKYPHVTFFLNGGTEQAEPLEERFMPHSPKVATYDLQPEMASEAVTDHLIGAITDAYDLIIVNYANPDMVGHTGDLNAAIKACEAVDRGLARVLNALEETNGQMILTADHGNCEMMVDPETGQPHTAHTLNPVPVALINGPDGSALRSGGRLADLAPTLLQLMGLDYPSEMTGRSLLLP, from the coding sequence ATGGCAGCAATACCTATAGTTCTGTGTATTTTAGACGGCTGGGGCTGTGGCACCAACGAGGTCGGCAATGCCCCAAAACTAGCAAAAACACCTTGCTTTGATCACATTATGGAAAGCTGCCCGACAGCAGAATTAATCACATACGGGCCAGATGTCGGCCTGCCTTCGGGGCAAATGGGAAATTCAGAAGTTGGTCATATGAATATCGGCGCTGGGCGCGTGGTTGCTATGGATCTTGGCCAAATTGATCTAGCGATCGAAAATGGCTCTTTTGGCCAAAACGCAGCGCTTCAAGCGTTTATCGGACAGCTTCAACGCAGCGGCGGGACTGCGCATGTGATGGCTCTTGTGTCCGATGGCGGGGTGCATGGCCATATCGCGCATCTGCTTGCAACGCTGCAAGTGCTGAGCGCGGCAGGCGTGCCCAGCTGTATCCATGCGATCACCGATGGCCGCGATGTGGCCCCGGGAAGTGCGCTTGGCTTTATCGAACAGCTCAGCGCCGCGCTGCCTGCGCAAGCGCAGATCGCCACCGTGACGGGCAGATATTTTGCGATGGATCGCGACAATCGCTGGGAGCGGGTTCAAACCGCTTATGATGCAATCGTGGCGGCGCAAAGCAGCCACACCGCCGCAACAGCCGCGCAAGCGATCACCGCGGCAGATCTGGCCGGCATCAGCGATGAATTCATCCCCGCAACGGTTGTGACCGGCTATCAGGGCGTTTCGTCAGGCGATGGGCTCTTCTGTTTAAACTTTCGCGCCGATCGGGCGCGCGAAATCCTAAGCTCTCTGGCCGATCCGCATTTTGATCATTTTCAAAGCCATGCCCAACCCGCCTGGGCGGGCGCATTGGGCATGGTGGATTATTCCGAAGCGCATGCCGGTTACATGCAAGCCTGCTTCCCCAAAACACCCGTGGTAAACACTTTGGGGGCGTGGGTGGCACGGCATGGCAAGCGCCAGTTTCGCGTTGCCGAAACCGAAAAATATCCCCATGTCACGTTTTTTCTGAATGGTGGCACAGAACAAGCAGAACCTTTGGAAGAGCGGTTCATGCCGCATTCTCCGAAAGTGGCAACCTATGATTTGCAGCCCGAAATGGCCTCTGAGGCTGTTACAGATCATCTGATCGGCGCGATCACTGACGCCTATGATCTTATCATTGTGAACTATGCAAATCCCGATATGGTTGGCCATACGGGGGATTTGAACGCCGCCATCAAAGCCTGCGAAGCTGTTGACCGTGGCCTTGCGCGGGTGTTGAATGCGTTAGAAGAAACCAATGGGCAAATGATCCTAACAGCGGATCATGGAAATTGTGAAATGATGGTAGATCCGGAAACGGGGCAACCCCATACCGCGCATACGCTTAATCCAGTGCCGGTGGCGCTGATCAATGGCCCCGATGGCAGCGCGTTAAGGTCGGGGGGGCGGCTGGCAGATCTGGCGCCAACGCTCCTGCAGCTGATGGGGCTGGACTACCCCTCCGAAATGACAGGCCGCAGCCTGTTGCTGCCATGA
- a CDS encoding peptidoglycan DD-metalloendopeptidase family protein: MKQLFALLALLTLFAGQGNARDLARSPHNLVEAAQKAANTLDQATASLVRAETASDRVRALTQSIRSIEHALALVRQGLREMAMETAAIDAHLTRQEDEIGRLLGVLHSIDKDAVYSSLIHPSGPLATARAGMMLSDIVPALQNRVTALQRELEDQNALIAFQTEIRDALKLGLGEVQHARAALARALADRKDLPRRFTEDPSKTEILLTAADSLDAFADGVAIIAADEVPGSLPYIGNRKGALPFPVAGRIIRQFNETDAAGIVRPGLVVATASQAIVTTPTAATIRYRGPLLDYGQVSIIEPQIGVLIIVAGMETVYGNIGEVLPAGSPIGIMGGQSQSFEKIIEQTVIGNGSERPETLYIEVRNDNIPQDPLLWFGQGKDLKK; the protein is encoded by the coding sequence ATGAAGCAGCTTTTCGCCCTTCTCGCTTTGCTGACCTTATTTGCGGGCCAAGGCAATGCCCGTGATTTGGCCCGCAGCCCTCACAACCTGGTAGAGGCCGCCCAAAAAGCTGCAAACACGCTGGATCAAGCCACCGCAAGTCTGGTGCGCGCAGAAACCGCATCAGATCGCGTGCGGGCCTTGACGCAATCAATCAGAAGCATCGAACACGCCTTAGCTTTAGTGCGCCAAGGCCTGCGCGAAATGGCGATGGAAACGGCAGCGATTGATGCCCATCTCACCCGCCAAGAGGATGAAATCGGACGTTTGCTTGGAGTGCTGCACAGCATCGATAAAGACGCGGTTTACAGCAGCCTAATCCACCCCTCTGGCCCCTTGGCAACGGCGCGGGCGGGCATGATGCTTTCAGATATCGTGCCGGCATTACAAAATCGGGTCACGGCGCTGCAACGCGAATTAGAGGATCAAAACGCGTTGATCGCATTTCAAACCGAAATCCGCGATGCGTTAAAGCTGGGGCTGGGCGAAGTGCAGCACGCTCGCGCTGCATTGGCCAGAGCGCTTGCCGATCGCAAAGACCTTCCCCGCCGCTTTACCGAAGATCCATCAAAAACCGAAATCTTACTGACCGCTGCCGATAGTTTAGACGCTTTCGCAGACGGCGTTGCGATCATCGCTGCCGATGAAGTGCCCGGATCGCTACCCTATATCGGGAATCGCAAAGGCGCGCTGCCCTTTCCCGTAGCGGGGCGGATCATCCGCCAATTCAATGAAACTGACGCGGCGGGGATCGTTCGCCCAGGTTTGGTTGTTGCAACGGCCTCACAAGCCATCGTTACAACGCCCACAGCCGCTACGATACGCTATCGCGGGCCCCTGCTCGATTATGGGCAAGTGTCGATTATCGAACCTCAGATAGGGGTGCTGATCATCGTTGCGGGCATGGAAACAGTCTATGGCAATATTGGCGAAGTGCTGCCGGCGGGCAGCCCGATCGGCATTATGGGCGGTCAATCACAAAGCTTTGAAAAAATAATTGAACAAACTGTGATTGGCAATGGTAGCGAGCGACCAGAAACGCTCTATATAGAGGTTCGAAACGACAATATTCCGCAGGACCCACTGCTTTGGTTCGGCCAAGGAAAGGATCTTAAGAAATGA
- a CDS encoding PDZ domain-containing protein, giving the protein MSRLILAAGFGLSLGVMTALQFAAPVLAQSSNERSSVYEQLDLFGDIFERIRSQYVEEVDEAELIEAAINGMLTSLDPHSSYMSPKAAADMRVQTRGEFGGLGIEVTQQDGFVKVVSPIDGTPADAAGIEAGDFITHVDGETVLGLTLNQAVEMMRGPVGSEIIITVVREGEDEPFDVSIIRDTIKLTAVRSRVEGSSVVLRITTFNDQTYPNLSDGIAKQVEELGGIDNVNGFVLDLRNNPGGLLSQAIRVSDAFLEKGEIVSTRGRDPQDGDRYNASPDDLAEGKPIVVLINGGSASASEIVAGALQDHRRAVVVGTRSFGKGSVQTVMPLGGDGAMRLTTARYYTPSGRSIQALGVSPDIIVEQPRREDNEEAEDEDGTSQRRSEADLRGSLLNDSLSDEEIEQIEADQAEAEMAAKLRNDDFQLSYAIDLLKGMTALAGQD; this is encoded by the coding sequence ATGAGTAGGTTGATTTTGGCCGCAGGGTTTGGCCTGAGCCTTGGGGTGATGACAGCGTTGCAATTTGCGGCACCGGTTTTGGCGCAATCCAGCAATGAGCGCAGCAGCGTCTATGAACAGCTTGATCTTTTCGGTGATATTTTCGAACGCATCCGCTCGCAATATGTGGAAGAGGTGGACGAGGCTGAACTGATCGAAGCCGCAATCAATGGTATGCTGACCTCACTGGATCCACATTCCAGCTATATGTCGCCAAAAGCCGCTGCGGATATGCGTGTGCAAACCCGTGGTGAATTTGGCGGGCTGGGCATCGAAGTTACCCAACAAGATGGGTTTGTGAAAGTTGTCTCGCCCATTGATGGCACGCCCGCAGATGCTGCGGGCATTGAAGCGGGCGATTTTATCACCCATGTTGATGGCGAAACGGTGCTTGGCTTAACGCTCAATCAAGCTGTGGAAATGATGCGCGGGCCGGTTGGCTCTGAAATTATCATCACGGTGGTGCGCGAGGGCGAAGATGAACCTTTCGATGTGTCAATCATCCGCGATACGATCAAGCTTACGGCAGTGAGATCGCGCGTTGAAGGCAGCTCGGTGGTGCTGCGCATCACCACGTTCAACGATCAAACCTATCCCAACCTTTCTGACGGGATTGCCAAGCAAGTTGAAGAATTGGGCGGCATCGACAACGTAAACGGATTTGTGTTGGATTTGCGCAACAATCCGGGTGGCTTGCTCTCGCAAGCGATCCGCGTGTCCGACGCGTTTTTAGAGAAGGGCGAAATCGTCTCAACCCGCGGCCGCGATCCGCAGGACGGAGATCGCTATAATGCCTCGCCCGATGATCTGGCCGAGGGCAAACCCATTGTGGTGCTGATCAATGGTGGGTCTGCCTCGGCCTCGGAAATTGTGGCCGGCGCGCTGCAAGATCATCGCCGCGCCGTGGTTGTGGGCACGCGCAGCTTTGGCAAAGGCTCGGTACAAACGGTCATGCCCTTGGGCGGTGATGGTGCGATGCGACTGACAACCGCCCGCTATTACACGCCATCAGGGCGCTCGATCCAGGCTTTGGGTGTCTCGCCTGATATTATCGTTGAGCAACCGCGCCGAGAAGATAACGAAGAGGCCGAAGATGAAGACGGTACAAGCCAGCGCCGTTCAGAAGCGGATCTGCGCGGATCCTTGCTGAATGACAGCCTCAGCGATGAAGAAATTGAGCAGATTGAAGCAGACCAAGCCGAAGCTGAAATGGCTGCTAAACTGCGCAATGACGATTTTCAACTGTCTTACGCGATTGATCTTCTCAAAGGCATGACGGCGCTGGCGGGGCAAGATTAA
- a CDS encoding RNA pyrophosphohydrolase, translating into MTPEQIAALPYRRNVGIMLIDKRGYVFVGQRRDNHSDAWQMPQGGIDPGETPEAAAWRELEEETGVAPACATLIAVSKGWVSYDLPTDLVPKLWQGKYRGQEQKWYLMRFEGANQDVNIQTEHPEFSAWAWMRPADLIENIVPFKRSVYDAVLNEFANYLPE; encoded by the coding sequence ATGACGCCAGAGCAGATTGCCGCGCTACCTTATCGACGCAATGTCGGGATTATGCTGATCGACAAACGCGGATACGTATTTGTGGGACAGCGGCGCGATAACCATTCCGATGCTTGGCAAATGCCGCAAGGCGGAATAGATCCAGGAGAAACGCCAGAAGCGGCGGCTTGGCGGGAATTGGAAGAAGAAACCGGGGTTGCGCCTGCCTGCGCCACGTTAATTGCCGTGTCAAAGGGCTGGGTGAGCTATGACTTGCCTACCGATCTGGTACCCAAACTCTGGCAAGGCAAATATCGGGGGCAAGAGCAGAAATGGTATCTGATGCGATTTGAGGGCGCGAATCAGGATGTGAATATTCAAACAGAGCATCCCGAATTTTCCGCATGGGCTTGGATGCGCCCGGCAGATCTGATCGAGAATATTGTGCCGTTTAAACGCTCAGTTTATGACGCCGTTTTAAACGAATTCGCAAATTACTTGCCCGAATAA
- the dxs gene encoding 1-deoxy-D-xylulose-5-phosphate synthase: protein MQHSDLPMLERIAGPADLKGLKDSELIQLAHELRSEVVSAVSETGGHLGSSLGVVELSVAIHAVFNTPHDKLIWDVGHQCYPHKILTGRRDRIRSLRQKDGLSGFTKRSESEFDPFGAAHSSTSISAALGFAVGRDMGRPTGDAIAVIGDGSISAGMAYEALNNAGSEGRRLFVILNDNEMSIAPPVGAMSSYLSKLYSNEPLAKMKALAEGFESALPSPLRDSAKRARQLVTGLHGSGTLFEELGFEYIGPIDGHDMNQLLPILRAARTRATGPVLIHACTVKGKGYAPAEQAADKYHGVSKFNVATGAQAKSQPNAPAYTKVFGQALCDEAARDPNIVAVTAAMPSGTGLNILADRFPKRVFDVGIAEQHGVTFAAGMAASGLKPFCAIYSTFLQRGYDQVVHDVALQGLPVRFAIDRAGLVGADGATHAGAFDIAYLSNLPGFTVMAASDEAELMHMVATAAAHDAGPIAFRYPRGNGTGVAMPPRGDVLEIGKGRIVQEGEDVAILSFGAHLDEIEQASITLAQQGIRVTIADARFAKPLDTDLITQLMRHHKAVVTVEQGSVGGFGAMVLHYLAQSGQLEQGVKLRTLTLPDRFIDHGSPQEMYKDAGLTAQDIHKTIFELVHPSQNILQFSAS from the coding sequence ATGCAACATTCTGATCTTCCCATGCTCGAGCGAATTGCAGGCCCTGCAGATTTGAAAGGCCTAAAAGATTCAGAACTTATCCAATTGGCGCATGAGTTGCGCAGCGAGGTTGTTTCGGCCGTGTCCGAAACTGGCGGGCATTTGGGCTCTTCGCTGGGGGTTGTCGAATTGAGTGTGGCGATCCACGCAGTGTTTAACACGCCGCATGATAAATTGATCTGGGATGTTGGGCACCAATGTTACCCGCATAAGATTCTTACGGGCCGGCGTGACCGCATCCGCAGTTTGCGGCAAAAAGATGGGTTAAGCGGCTTTACCAAACGCAGCGAAAGCGAATTTGATCCCTTTGGCGCTGCGCATAGCTCAACCTCTATTTCTGCGGCGCTGGGCTTTGCCGTGGGGCGCGATATGGGGCGCCCGACGGGGGATGCAATCGCTGTGATCGGCGATGGCTCGATCAGCGCGGGTATGGCTTATGAAGCCTTAAACAACGCTGGCAGCGAAGGCCGGCGCTTATTTGTTATTTTGAACGATAATGAAATGTCGATCGCACCCCCGGTGGGCGCGATGTCCTCTTATCTGTCTAAGCTTTATTCGAACGAACCTTTGGCGAAAATGAAGGCGCTGGCGGAAGGGTTTGAATCGGCCCTGCCCTCACCCTTGCGCGACAGCGCTAAGCGTGCGCGCCAATTGGTAACAGGTTTGCACGGCTCTGGCACTTTGTTCGAAGAATTGGGATTTGAGTATATTGGCCCGATAGATGGCCATGATATGAACCAGTTGTTGCCGATATTGCGCGCGGCGCGCACGCGGGCAACGGGCCCGGTGTTGATCCATGCATGCACGGTGAAAGGCAAAGGCTACGCGCCTGCAGAACAGGCTGCGGATAAATATCACGGCGTATCAAAATTCAACGTTGCAACCGGCGCCCAGGCAAAATCGCAACCCAACGCGCCGGCTTATACAAAAGTATTCGGGCAAGCGCTGTGCGATGAAGCGGCACGCGATCCCAATATTGTTGCGGTAACCGCGGCGATGCCATCGGGCACAGGTCTCAATATTTTGGCGGACCGCTTTCCAAAGCGCGTGTTTGACGTCGGGATTGCGGAGCAGCATGGGGTGACATTTGCCGCAGGAATGGCGGCCAGCGGCCTGAAACCCTTTTGTGCGATTTATTCAACCTTTTTGCAGCGCGGCTATGATCAAGTGGTTCATGATGTGGCGCTGCAAGGTTTGCCGGTACGTTTTGCAATTGACCGCGCGGGTTTGGTTGGGGCCGATGGGGCCACGCATGCGGGGGCGTTTGATATCGCCTATCTGAGCAATCTGCCGGGGTTTACCGTGATGGCTGCCTCGGATGAGGCGGAGTTGATGCATATGGTGGCCACGGCAGCGGCGCATGATGCTGGCCCGATCGCCTTTCGCTATCCGCGTGGAAACGGCACAGGGGTTGCCATGCCCCCGCGCGGCGACGTGCTCGAGATCGGCAAAGGCCGTATTGTGCAAGAGGGCGAGGATGTCGCCATCCTTTCTTTTGGGGCACATTTGGACGAAATTGAGCAAGCCTCAATCACGTTGGCGCAGCAGGGTATTCGCGTGACGATTGCCGATGCGCGCTTTGCCAAGCCGCTTGATACAGATTTAATCACGCAATTGATGCGCCACCATAAGGCGGTGGTAACGGTTGAGCAGGGCTCGGTTGGTGGGTTTGGGGCTATGGTGCTGCATTATTTGGCGCAATCAGGTCAGTTGGAGCAGGGGGTGAAATTGCGCACCTTAACCTTACCAGATCGCTTTATTGACCACGGATCGCCGCAAGAAATGTACAAAGATGCTGGTTTGACCGCGCAGGATATTCACAAAACCATCTTTGAATTGGTGCATCCATCCCAGAATATTCTCCAGTTTTCCGCCAGCTGA